The following are encoded together in the Thermostichus vulcanus str. 'Rupite' genome:
- a CDS encoding DUF3148 domain-containing protein yields MTEVQRLLPVGATVQVVEMPPFLKTADPMPMLRSANLIQLHEQGVVLQRRPLGTYSVQFANGIFLIDGKYLAAVGSQ; encoded by the coding sequence GGTGCAAAGATTGCTTCCAGTGGGGGCAACCGTACAGGTGGTGGAGATGCCCCCGTTTCTGAAAACGGCTGACCCGATGCCGATGCTGCGTTCGGCCAATCTGATCCAACTCCATGAACAAGGGGTAGTGTTACAACGACGGCCACTGGGCACCTACAGTGTACAGTTTGCCAATGGCATCTTTTTGATTGACGGGAAATATCTGGCTGCGGTGGGATCCCAATAG